From the Coffea eugenioides isolate CCC68of chromosome 1, Ceug_1.0, whole genome shotgun sequence genome, the window GGCTGTGTAAGTACTGAAGTTGCCTCGCGACCGGAAAGCTTGATTATGCACTTGGGTTTTCTATGAAAAAGCttaaattttggtgaataaaAGTTGATAATCGCAGCTTTTTCGTTCGTGGGTTTTGGTTATTGGTCGGAGGGGATGGCTTCTTCAATGGTCAGTGGAGTTGAAAAGCTCATAAGGGTTGCGCCAGCTGGCTTGGGTTTCAGTGGGTCAGATTTACACGGGAAGCATTTTCCCAAGCTGGGCTTAGTATCTTGTGCTGGAAATGGGGTAAATATCAGGGCCAGAAGCAAAATCCCTGTTTTGAGATGCAGCCTTGCGGAATCTAGGCCGCCTTCACAACCCAGATTCATTCAGCACAAGAAAGAGGCATATTGGTTTTACAGGTTTCTGTCTATTGTTTATGACCATGTGATAAACCCTGGGCACTGGACTGAAGACATGCGAGACGAGGCACTTGAGCCAGCTGAGCTCACCAGCAGGAATATGATAGTGGTAGACGTTGGTGGAGGAACAGGGTTTACTACTTTAGGAATAGTCAAGCATGTGGATGCTAAGAATGTTACCATTCTTGATCAGTCCCCTCATCAGCTTGCCAAGGCTAAGCAGAAGGAGCCCCTGAAAGATTGCAAAATTATTGAGGGCGATGCAGAGGACCTTCCCTTTAGAACTGATTATGCTGACAGATATATCTCTGCTGGCAGGTGCATTCCTCAATCTTTTGCCTATTGGTTATTCTGCTTTCTTTAAAATTAAATTGAGTGAATATAATTCGTGTTTATGTTGCTTCTTGAACTTGTTTTCTGATGACTTCGTAATACAAGATCCCAAGCATCATGACATGGAAGCTTGAAACTTTGAAACACAGAGTTAGCATCTCTTCCTGTTTGGAGATGATACTAAAAGAACAAACACTGATTTCTAGCTGTTAGTGAGATGCAAATTCCCCAATGCCTAGTGTGCTTCATCATGTTGAAATTAGTGACTATGTTTCTTAATTAAAGTCTGAACTGGTTCATTTCCTAGTTTATTTAAAACTTAGCTTCTTTCCCATGCCAAACTAAAGGTGGAAGCTATAAGTTCTGTAGAGACAATCTTCTTTATCTTTAACAAGTTCCATGactgtttctctctctctctctcccccctcCCCCCTAGTATCGAGTACTGGCCAGACCCACAGCGTGGTATCAGGGAAGCATATAGAGTCTTGAAACTTGGAGGCAAGGCTTGCATAATTGGTCCAGTACATCCAACATTCTGGTTGTCTCGATTTTTTGCAGATATGTGGATGCTTTTCCCAAAGGAGGAAGAGTACATCGAATGGTTTCAAAAGGCTGGATTTAAGGATGTTAAACTGAAGAGGATTGGCCCAAAATGGTATCGTGGTGTTAGACGACATGGTCTCATCATGGGATGTTCTGTAACAGGTGTAAAACCTGCATCTGGTGACTCACCTCTGCAGGTAAAACTCTCAGTTTTTCTTCCATGTTCGCATTAACCTATGATATACCCTGTCGAATTTACACCATTATTAAGTATTTGGCCTTTCATACTTCAACTAGTCTTCGCCATTTCAATATTGTTCCTCCAACAAGTGCCAAGTCCTCAGCTCATTGGACTTGGGTTTACTTCTTCAGCCACCAAATAAACCTTAAGAAATTGGGGCATCTTCTTTACCATTGCAGGCTAAGACATCAAATTTTACTTGTCCACTTGCATAAATGAATATCCTACTTGAGGTAGATTGAAaaggtgatcttggtaaaaCAAAGATTATCAGGAAATACATTAGGATCCAGCAGCAATATCATTGCTTTCATATTATTAGAACTTTAAGGCTCTAACCTCTCTCGAGACCTCCTTTTCTTGTATGCTGGTGGTTCGTATGGTTCATGGATTCATGTTTGGCCCTCTTAATTGGAATTAGAAACTGCAATGTATGTGACTAGTCAGCCTAAATCCAAAAGGCAATCATGCATACATTTGTGTTCTGTAAGATTGTCTCCAGAAAAGTGTCAAACTTTGATACTGCTAATGCTTAATATTAGTTAATCATGCCTAAGTCTGTGAGGGTATTGTGCATATACGTACGCTGGGTTTTCATATTGCTGTTGTTGTAACTTGTAAGATCAGCTAATCACAAACTCAAATCTCCAAGCCAAGGAGTTCAAATGGATAATCTTTATCTCCTAGTCCAATATTACAGAATTTCTTCAATTGTTGGTTTCAGTTTCTGTTTTGCCTTAGCTTTACTTGTTTCCATGATCTTGTCCCTTCTCAACACAAAGTTTATCCATTGCTTTATGTTGAGAATGCACTTTTTCCTCTTGCGAAAGTCTTGTCgcaatttcagttttaactAATTGCATTTGCATGGTTGTAAAAATTTTTGCAGATTGGTCCAAAAACCGAGGATGTATCAAAACCTGCAAATCCCCTGGTCTTTCTCCTACGCTTCGTGCTTGGTGCTATGGCAGCTACCTACTTTGTCTTGGTTCCTATTTACATGTGGCTGAAAGATCAAATTGTTCCCAAAGGTCAACCAATATA encodes:
- the LOC113769665 gene encoding 2-methyl-6-phytyl-1,4-hydroquinone methyltransferase, chloroplastic-like, yielding MASSMVSGVEKLIRVAPAGLGFSGSDLHGKHFPKLGLVSCAGNGVNIRARSKIPVLRCSLAESRPPSQPRFIQHKKEAYWFYRFLSIVYDHVINPGHWTEDMRDEALEPAELTSRNMIVVDVGGGTGFTTLGIVKHVDAKNVTILDQSPHQLAKAKQKEPLKDCKIIEGDAEDLPFRTDYADRYISAGSIEYWPDPQRGIREAYRVLKLGGKACIIGPVHPTFWLSRFFADMWMLFPKEEEYIEWFQKAGFKDVKLKRIGPKWYRGVRRHGLIMGCSVTGVKPASGDSPLQIGPKTEDVSKPANPLVFLLRFVLGAMAATYFVLVPIYMWLKDQIVPKGQPI